A genome region from Eurosta solidaginis isolate ZX-2024a chromosome 2, ASM4086904v1, whole genome shotgun sequence includes the following:
- the gudu gene encoding armadillo repeat-containing protein gudu, whose translation MSVKMGSLDEEEELLNVQSYHSDGKGNKSQDELQTNANQYELNLQQKHLEEQQMQQKKKKEQRRRGAADTCGSCPDTFFGGKKTIIVQDSDSTEVESSTEEEERWKDIARTAEIPAEYYNIQKLIKYIKAGNQTATIVSLCCLRDYDLRTQINQMAVQDIGGLEVLVNILECNDSHCALGSLSVLTDISLNIDIRKTIVDLGGIPLIVDILSALSKELKTMAAETLANVCKVRLARKYVRTCGGIPKLVDMLDVSLRVLQTPLEELNATDLECLYMARAGARALWSLSLSRHNKELMRKSGVVPLMARLLKSCHTDVVIPIMGTIQECASQPKFQLAITTEGMIADIVTHLHSDSLDLKTEGSTAIYKCAFDQTTRDLVRSAHGLEPLVAIIKDKNVRENKKLLIGAAGAIWMCAASEANVKKLDTLRLINHLVPLLNDDSDDVITNVVGAIAECVRFQNNREVLRNAGGLAALVALLNSSHAPLLVNLAKALKECSQDPESMRILEDLDAVRLIWSLLKNTDTKVQANAAYAICPCVQNARESGELVRSLVGAMELVVELLKSTDTEVLSAVCAAIATIAKDQTNLAILSDLKVIYKLADLVNTEEDLLRENLAAAIASCATFGNNTQELGRLRTVTPIVSYLTSNDPAVHRTTSMALEKLSMDPQNCIIMHQSGVVPFLLECVGSTNKETQLAAAGCLRNIRELALRAEEYLLKIDEEY comes from the exons ATGTCTGTTAAAATGGGCAGCCTTGACGAGGAAGAAGAACTTTTAAATGTTCAATCATACCATTCGGATGGTAAAG GTAACAAATCACAAGATGAATTGCAAACGAATGCGAATCAGTACGAATtaaatttacaacaaaaacatTTGGAAGAACAACAAATGCAgcaaaaaaagaagaaagaacaacGTCGACGTGGTGCCGCTGATACTTGCGGTAGCTGTCCGGATACCTTTTTTGGTGGAAAGAAAACCATTATAGTACAAGATTCCGATTCGACCGAAGTTGAGTCCTCAACAGAGGAAGAAGAACGTTGGAAGGATATAGCACGTACTGCCGAAATACCTGCAGAATATTATAATATTCAAAAGTTGATCAAATATATTAAAGCGGGCAATCAGACAGCCACAATTGTATCGCTTTGTTGTTTACGCGATTATGATCTCCGCACACAAATCAATCAAATGGCTGTGCAGGATATTGGTGGCTTAGAAGTTTTGGTGAATATACTCGAATGTAATGATTCGCATTGTGCACTTGGCTCACTCTCCGTACTCACTGATATCTCGTTGAACATCGATATACGTAAGACCATTGTGGATTTAGGTGGCATACCATTGATAGTGGATATTTTGAGTGCACTCTCTAAAGAGCTAAAGACAATGGCCGCTGAGACATTGGCTAACGTGTGTAAGGTGCGTTTGGCTAGAAAATATGTACGCACTTGTGGTGGTATACCGAAATTGGTTGACATGTTGGATGTTAGTTTGCG TGTCCTACAAACTCCGCTGGAAGAACTCAACGCTACTGATTTGGAATGTTTGTATATGGCGCGCGCTGGTGCTCGTGCACTTTGGTCGCTTTCGTTGTCTCGTCACAATAAAGAGTTGATGCGTAAGAGTGGTGTTGTGCCGTTGATGGCCCGTTTACTTAAGTCTTGTCACACAGACGTTGTTATACCGATTATGGGTACCATACAGGAATGCGCATCGCAG CCCAAATTCCAATTGGCCATTACAACTGAAGGAATGATCGCTGATATAGTCACTCATCTACATTCGGATAGCTTGGATTTGAAGACCGAAGGCAGTACCGCCATTTACAAATGTGCCTTCGATCAAACTACACGTGATTTGGTGCGTTCGGCGCACGGTTTGGAACCGCTCGTCGCTATTATTAAAGATAAAAATGTGCGTGAAAATAAAAAGTTGTTGATTGGTGCAGCCGGTGCCATTTGGATGTGTGCCGCCTCAGAGGCGAATGTTAAAAAACTCGATACGCTACGTCTAATCAATCATCTTGTACCTTTGCTAAACGATGATTCAGATGATGTGATTACCAATGTTGTTGGTGCTATTGCTGAATGTGTACGCTTCCAAAATAATCGTGAAGTATTGCGTAACGCAGGCGGCTTAGCAGCTTTAGTTGCACTATTGAATTCCTCACATGCACCACTGCTTGTGAATTTGGCTAAAGCTTTGAAGGAATGCTCTCAGGATCCGGAAAGTATGCGTATATTAGAGGATTTAGATGCGGTGCGTTTAATATGGTCGCTACTAAAAAATACCGATACAAAAGTGCAGGCTAATGCCGCATATGCTATATGTCCGTGTGTACAGAATGCGCGTGAATCGGGTGAGTTGGTGCGTAGTTTGGTGGGTGCTATGGAGTTGGTAGTGGAATTACTCAAGTCCACGGATACAGAAGTGTTGTCGGCAGTTTGTGCTGCTATAGCAACAATTGCAAAGGATCAAACAAATTTGGCAATTTTGAGCGATTTGAAAGTTATCTACAAGTTAGCCGATTTGG TAAACACTGAGGAGGATTTGTTACGCGAGAACTTAGCTGCTGCTATTGCTAGTTGCGCTACATTTGGCAATAATACACaggaattgggacgtctacgtacTGTCACGCCCATTGTCAGTTATTTGACAAGCAATGATCCGGCCGTACACCGCACAACATCTATGGCTTTGGAGAAACTATCTATGGATCCACAAAATTGTATTATTATGCACCAG AGTGGTGTTGTGCCCTTTTTGCTGGAGTGCGTTGGTTCGACAAACAAAGAGACTCAATTGGCTGCTGCCGGTTGTTTACGCAATATTCGCGAATTGGCTTTGCGTGCGGAGGAGTATTTGCTAAAAATCGATGAGGAATATTAA
- the LOC137240740 gene encoding ras-related and estrogen-regulated growth inhibitor-like protein: MNTTSPKSSLAKLGIHTTKHKSLKVMVLGQGGVGKSAMVVRFITRRFIGEYDPNLEKIYTFNTTFDNEFIQFDILDAAGQPNKEDCVSLDSNIRWADAFILMYSVTDKCSFDECNRLKFLINYNKRRRKLGSNSKDSLSDVPVILVGNKTDQTGDRMVSLEEGQRRFRELSCACFHEISVRESVDQVQAVFRDVFRFWRVFTKFPKLKRSTSDVQNASDPTLSPDSGCSFYDSTSFNNESRRSFFIIGNACLEENDHAESTDELGSSCLCSSRTDIDTPFRSRASTDGTLLSRPRRWRYPPPGCLLPHTNRVERRMSISTRGSNASY; this comes from the exons ATGAATACTACATCACCAAAGTCTTCATTAGCCAAGTTGGGCATACATACTACAAAACATAAATCCTTGAAAGTAATGGTACTAGGACAAGGTGGAGTTGGTAAATCAG CTATGGTTGTTCGTTTCATTACACGTCGCTTCATTGGCGAATATGATCCCAATTTAGAGAAGATTTACACATTTAATACCACTTTTGACAATGAATTCATACAATTTGACATATTGGATGCTGCTGGACAACCAAAC AAAGAAGATTGTGTTAGTTTGGATTCAAATATCCGCTGGGCGGACGCTTTCATATTGATGTACTCGGTCACAGACAAATGCAGTTTTGATGAATGCAATCGACTGAAATTTTTGATCAACTATAATAAGCGACGCCGCAAATTGGGTTCAAATAGTAAG GACTCACTCTCCGATGTCCCCGTCATTTTGGTCGGCAACAAAACCGATCAAACGGGTGATCGCATGGTTAGCCTCGAGGAAGGTCAAAGACGTTTTCGTGAACTATCATGTGCCTGCTTTCATGAGATCTCTGTGAGAGAGAGTGTGGATCAA GTACAAGCAGTATTTCGTGATGTATTTCGCTTTTGGCGCGTATTTACCAAATTTCCCAAACTGAAACGCTCTACCAGCGATGTACAAAATGCATCCGATCCAACGTTAAGTCCCGATTCAGGTTGTTCATTTTACGATTCGACATCGTTTAACAACGAATCACGTAGATCCTTTTTCATTATTG GTAATGCCTGCCTCGAGGAGAACGATCATGCCGAGTCAACGGATGAGCTCGGCTCAAGTTGCTTATGCAGTTCACGCACTGATATCGATACACCATTCCGCAGTAGAGCCTCCACCGATGGTACATTGTTATCGCGTCCAAGACGTTGGCGTTATCCGCCTCCTGGATGTCTACTGCCACACACAAATCGTGTTGAACGTCGTATGAGTATCTCGACTCGTGGCAGCAATGCCAGCTATTGA